One Vicia villosa cultivar HV-30 ecotype Madison, WI linkage group LG5, Vvil1.0, whole genome shotgun sequence genomic window, ATTTGTCTCAATGAACCTATTGGAGCCAGTATCATCAACAACACCCCAAGCACAATGCAGACCTGTAATGCAATAAAAAAATCTCAATAAATTACTTAACATAAAATTTTCATAGAAAGGAAACTTTTATAATGTCAATTGACAATATCATACCCAATTAACTATCCAAGACAAGCCGAATCTCTTAGGTTTGAAAATTTTAAGCCATATGATACATGGAATCTGCAATCATAATAATATTATAAGACTAATAACACATGGAATATACACACTATCTAGCAAGGTTTGAAAAAACGGTCGCGGTTGTGTAATGGCTTTCCCGATTTTGGTAAGTACAGATGTTGCGACAATGTTTACGATCGTCGCAGTTTGAGTTAACTACAATTTATTCTTTAACATAAAAATGGTGAATAATAGTATTTGTATCAACATTTGCCGATATCGTCGCAACCGTTTTTTGCAATCGCTGACAGTTTTTAAAACCTTGCTAACTAGTAAATAAATTAACATATGTTTTGCTTACAAAATATGAAGTTGGTGCAAAGGCAAATCCTCCAAGAAATCCAAGAAGAGAGCCAAAGAATGGAATGCATATACCAACTATCATGGTGAATGCTGAAACAATATATATGATCAAATTTTTTTTGGTGAATTAGTATATATAAATTCTATCTCTTCTCTTCGAATATCAACTTAGGCATAAATATTCACGTACCGACGAATCCGGTGCGAGCTAATAAGCGAAGAATTAAAGAAGGAGGAAGCTTCATCTGCTTCACCAAAAAAGTTTCAATCATATCGAAAACTGGCATTGAGAATACCTGATAGCCACCAATAACATGAACAATGACAAACATGTTTGCAGCAGCAATGAGCCAAGTAGGGCGTTCTAGCGTGATGAGTATGTTATCATCGACGCTGTTTCCGTATACATAGTATCCGATGAATGCGACTGGGAGATAACAAAAAGCCACTCCTAAATAAGCGACGATAACTCCTTTCCACATTGCTTTCTTGGAAGGATTATCAGGTGTAGAAGGTATTGTTGCTTGGATTTCAAGAACTACATTGTGACCTGCATAAGAAAATGCTACTTCTCCCATTGCCAACATGAAGTTGAATACACCATCCGGAACACTGTGAGCACTGTAACTATAGTCCACATTTGGTCGAACTCCTCTTTTAAGTGAAGC contains:
- the LOC131607962 gene encoding lysine histidine transporter-like 2, whose translation is MVGAGVLTLPYAMSKMGWGPGVTVLLLSWIITLFTLWQMVEMHEMVPGVRFDRYHELGQHAFGKKLGLYIICPQQLLVEVGTCIAYMVTGGKSLQKIQETLWPHWKGLRTSYWIIIFASVNFVLCQCPNFNSISAVSFAAAVMSIGYSTIAWVASLKRGVRPNVDYSYSAHSVPDGVFNFMLAMGEVAFSYAGHNVVLEIQATIPSTPDNPSKKAMWKGVIVAYLGVAFCYLPVAFIGYYVYGNSVDDNILITLERPTWLIAAANMFVIVHVIGGYQVFSMPVFDMIETFLVKQMKLPPSLILRLLARTGFVAFTMIVGICIPFFGSLLGFLGGFAFAPTSYFIPCIIWLKIFKPKRFGLSWIVNWVCIVLGVLLMILAPIGSLRQIIIQFKHYKFFS